The following proteins come from a genomic window of Hemitrygon akajei unplaced genomic scaffold, sHemAka1.3 Scf000042, whole genome shotgun sequence:
- the LOC140720437 gene encoding uncharacterized protein, whose protein sequence is MRFRKQGSNGSIGEYWVAGKELSKELRRVRRGHETALARRVKENSKESLKYVKNKKMRGVKIGPIRDKGGKMCLEAVEKSIVINIYLSTASSDNGCFPSLSSETQRASDMMAKSETYMKKQFVKPDSLSPSGAKPDVSYVELHFKSLSAPQVRTNGDGLISTYSELNFRRDDPLIDEEDNAHITSGPGGMPTTAQTAAQERKSKVKIGNRRYRLICLLCLVTSALIVIVVGLSIHSEWNGLRVGSDRK, encoded by the exons atgagatttaggaagcaaggatcaaatGGGTCTATTGGGGAATATTGGGTAGCAGGGAAGGAGCTTAGCAAGGAACTGAGGAGAgtacgaagggggcatgagacggCGTTGGCgagaagggtaaaggaaaactccaaggaatCCTTgaaatatgtgaagaacaaaaagatgAGAGGAGTGAAGATAGGTCCGATCAGAgacaaaggtgggaagatgtgcctggaggctgtggaaaagAGCATAGTCATTAATATTTACTTGTCTACG gcttcctctgacaacggttgcttcccctcgctgagctcagagacgcagagggcCAGCGACATGATGGCCAAGAGCGAGACCTACATGAAAAAGCAGTTCGTAAAACCGGACTCACTGTCTCCATCgggag CTAAACCTGATGTATCGTATGTGGAACTTCATTTTAAATCCCTCTCTGCTCCCCAGGTCCGGACGAATGGAG ATGGTTTGATCTCCACCTACTCAGAGCTGAACTTTCGGAGAGACGATCCCCTCATCGATGAGGAAGACAATGCTCACATCACCTCGGGACCCGGAGGGATGCCAACTACtgcacaaacag CTGCGCAAGAACGGAAGTCgaaagtgaagatcggaaatagacggtaccgtctgatctgcctactctgcctagttacgtccgCCCTCATCGTGATAGTGGTCGGTCTCTCGATCCATAGTGAGTGGAACGGGCTCCGGGTGGGGTCAGACCGtaaataa